From a single Couchioplanes caeruleus genomic region:
- a CDS encoding DUF3349 domain-containing protein, whose translation MPEPRSSFLSRAVEWLRAGYPSGVPRQDYVALLGLLRRKLTEEEVRKIAFDLADRSALAGADPITSADIEAMISSSVLQEASPEDVVRVSAHLAAGGWPLADPPRD comes from the coding sequence ATGCCGGAACCGCGTTCGAGTTTTCTGAGCCGGGCGGTCGAGTGGCTGCGCGCCGGCTACCCGTCCGGCGTGCCGCGCCAGGACTACGTGGCGCTGCTCGGGCTGCTGCGCCGCAAGCTCACCGAGGAGGAGGTCCGCAAGATCGCCTTCGACCTCGCGGACCGGTCCGCGCTCGCCGGGGCGGACCCCATCACCTCGGCCGACATCGAGGCGATGATCAGCTCCTCGGTGCTGCAGGAGGCGTCGCCGGAGGACGTGGTCCGCGTCTCCGCGCACCTGGCGGCCGGGGGCTGGCCGCTGGCGGACCCGCCCCGCGACTGA
- a CDS encoding flavin-containing monooxygenase, with amino-acid sequence MTQTRQRVEAWLGAFESALRDRDVERAAGLFDVDSFWRDLVAFSWNITTVEGRDGVTDLLKARLDDVDPAGFALTEEPAEADGVTEAWIRFETGVGRGIGHLRLRGDRAWTLLTTLRELKGFEEHRPQGVEHQLSKGRRTWKELREAEERELGYERQPYVVVIGGGQAGIALGARMRQLGVPALVLDRHDRPGDQWRKRYKSLCLHDPVWYDHLPYLPFPTNWPVFAPKDKIGDWLEMYTRVMEVPYWSRTEVRSATFDAGEHRWSVTVERDGEPVELRPTHLVFATGMSGKPHYPSLPGQDVFRGEQHHSSQHPGPEAYEGKRVVVVGSNNSAFDICGALWEHDADVTMVQRSSTHIVKSASLMEIGLGGLYSERAVANGITTDRADMIFASLPYRIMHEFQIPLYQRMAERDADFYARLEKAGFRHDWGDDGSGLFMKYLRRGSGYYIDVGAADLVADGRIKLAHGQVDHLTEDAVVLADGTTLPADLVVYATGYGSMNGWVADVVDRETADRVGKVWGLGSDTTKDPGPWEGEQRNMWKPTRQENLWFHGGNLHQSRHYSLYLALQLKARYEGIPTPVYHLQEVHHAG; translated from the coding sequence ATGACGCAGACACGACAGCGGGTGGAGGCGTGGCTCGGGGCGTTCGAGTCGGCGCTGCGCGATCGGGACGTCGAGCGGGCCGCCGGCCTCTTCGACGTCGACAGCTTCTGGCGCGACCTGGTCGCGTTCTCCTGGAACATCACCACCGTCGAGGGCCGCGACGGCGTGACCGACCTGCTCAAGGCGCGACTGGACGACGTGGACCCGGCCGGGTTCGCGCTCACCGAGGAACCCGCCGAGGCCGACGGCGTGACCGAGGCGTGGATCCGGTTCGAGACCGGCGTCGGGCGCGGCATCGGGCATCTGCGCCTGCGCGGCGACCGCGCCTGGACCTTGCTGACCACGCTGCGCGAGCTCAAGGGCTTCGAGGAGCACCGGCCGCAGGGCGTCGAGCACCAGCTCAGCAAGGGACGCCGGACGTGGAAGGAGCTCCGCGAGGCCGAGGAACGGGAGCTGGGGTACGAGCGGCAGCCGTACGTCGTGGTCATCGGCGGCGGACAGGCCGGGATCGCCCTCGGCGCGCGGATGCGGCAGCTGGGCGTACCCGCGCTGGTGCTGGACCGCCACGACCGCCCGGGCGACCAGTGGCGCAAGCGTTACAAGAGTCTCTGCCTGCACGACCCCGTCTGGTACGACCACCTGCCCTACCTGCCGTTCCCGACGAACTGGCCGGTGTTCGCGCCGAAGGACAAGATCGGCGACTGGCTGGAGATGTACACCCGGGTGATGGAGGTGCCGTACTGGTCGAGGACGGAGGTGCGGTCCGCCACGTTCGACGCCGGGGAGCACCGGTGGAGCGTGACCGTCGAGCGCGACGGCGAACCGGTGGAGCTGCGGCCCACGCATCTCGTGTTCGCCACCGGCATGTCCGGCAAGCCCCACTACCCGAGCCTGCCCGGGCAGGACGTCTTCCGCGGCGAGCAGCACCACTCGTCGCAGCACCCGGGCCCGGAGGCGTACGAGGGCAAGCGCGTCGTCGTGGTGGGCTCCAACAACTCCGCGTTCGACATCTGCGGCGCGCTGTGGGAGCACGACGCCGACGTGACGATGGTGCAGCGCTCGTCGACGCACATCGTCAAGTCCGCCTCGCTGATGGAGATCGGCCTCGGCGGCCTGTACTCGGAACGGGCGGTCGCGAACGGGATCACCACGGACCGCGCCGACATGATCTTCGCGTCGCTGCCGTACCGGATCATGCACGAGTTCCAGATCCCGCTGTACCAGCGGATGGCCGAGCGCGACGCGGACTTCTACGCCCGCCTCGAGAAGGCCGGCTTCCGGCACGACTGGGGTGACGACGGCTCCGGGCTGTTCATGAAGTACCTGCGGCGCGGTTCCGGCTACTACATCGACGTGGGCGCGGCCGACCTGGTCGCCGACGGCCGGATCAAGCTGGCCCACGGCCAGGTCGACCACCTCACCGAGGACGCGGTGGTGCTCGCCGACGGCACCACGCTCCCCGCGGACCTGGTCGTCTACGCCACCGGGTACGGCTCGATGAACGGCTGGGTGGCCGACGTCGTCGACCGGGAGACCGCCGACCGGGTCGGCAAGGTGTGGGGGCTCGGCTCGGACACCACCAAGGACCCCGGGCCGTGGGAGGGCGAGCAGCGCAACATGTGGAAACCGACCCGGCAGGAGAACCTCTGGTTCCACGGCGGCAACCTGCACCAGTCGCGGCACTACTCCCTCTACCTCGCGCTGCAGCTCAAGGCCCGCTACGAGGGCATCCCGACGCCGGTCTACCACCTGCAGGAGGTGCACCACGCAGGCTGA
- a CDS encoding GAF domain-containing protein: MGDFNAIRPGTDLTRHARDLRRVHSAVLGGGRTRLRPRAVVARSWTRVLRAGLDPGGSNARAALGPDEVQRRRRASPLDTVIDELGHVIRDVALMVVTDADGVILWRDGAPPALRRADGLGFREGATWTESTVGTNAIGTALVEAAPVQLFSAEHFEQAQHPWYCAAHPIHDPRTGELLGIVDVSGPALTLHPAIAALVETGVRLAESQLWHHHTARLERLRRSAEPVVGTATGPLLVVDDHGWVAHNAGVAARDRIAAPRAGAAVAVPGMGLCVPERLAEGWLVRPAGRSRAIRATLEAGGAPVLSVRGEGPPWRSPLTRRHAEILSLLHAAGPAGLTAVRLSRALYGDDEHVVTVRAEVSRLRRSIGALVATNPYRLADGVRLEMAG; encoded by the coding sequence ATGGGCGACTTCAACGCCATCCGGCCGGGCACCGACCTCACACGGCACGCCCGGGACCTGCGGCGCGTCCACAGTGCGGTGCTGGGCGGCGGCCGGACCCGGCTGCGCCCCCGCGCCGTCGTGGCCCGCTCCTGGACCCGGGTGCTGCGCGCCGGCCTCGACCCCGGCGGCTCCAACGCCCGCGCGGCTCTCGGCCCCGACGAGGTGCAACGCCGCCGGCGCGCATCGCCGCTGGACACCGTCATCGACGAGCTCGGGCACGTCATCCGCGACGTCGCGCTCATGGTGGTCACCGACGCCGACGGCGTGATCCTGTGGCGCGACGGTGCCCCGCCGGCGCTGCGGCGTGCCGACGGGCTGGGCTTCCGCGAGGGCGCGACCTGGACCGAGTCCACCGTGGGCACGAACGCCATCGGGACGGCCCTGGTCGAGGCGGCGCCCGTGCAGCTGTTCTCGGCCGAGCACTTCGAACAGGCCCAGCACCCCTGGTACTGCGCGGCACATCCGATCCACGACCCGCGAACCGGGGAGCTGCTCGGCATCGTCGACGTCAGCGGCCCGGCGCTCACCCTGCACCCGGCGATCGCGGCGCTGGTGGAGACCGGCGTACGCCTGGCCGAGTCGCAGCTGTGGCACCACCACACGGCCCGGCTCGAGCGGTTGCGCCGCTCCGCCGAGCCCGTCGTCGGCACGGCCACGGGACCGCTGCTCGTCGTCGACGACCACGGCTGGGTGGCGCACAACGCCGGCGTCGCGGCCCGCGACCGGATCGCCGCGCCGCGCGCCGGGGCCGCGGTGGCCGTACCCGGAATGGGGTTGTGCGTGCCGGAACGCCTCGCCGAGGGCTGGCTGGTGCGCCCGGCCGGCCGCTCCCGCGCCATCCGCGCGACCCTGGAGGCCGGCGGCGCGCCGGTGCTGTCAGTGCGCGGCGAGGGGCCACCCTGGCGGTCGCCGCTGACGCGCCGCCACGCCGAGATCCTGTCGCTGCTGCACGCGGCCGGGCCGGCGGGCCTCACCGCGGTCCGGCTCAGCCGCGCGCTGTACGGCGACGACGAGCACGTCGTGACCGTACGGGCGGAGGTGTCGCGGCTGCGCCGTTCGATCGGCGCGCTCGTGGCGACCAACCCGTACCGCCTCGCCGACGGCGTCCGGCTCGAGATGGCGGGGTGA
- a CDS encoding DUF1801 domain-containing protein yields the protein MAVARGTPPGTVPTGASVGDFLAAVPDPRRRADAQTVCALMAEATGLAPVMWGDSIIGFGAYHYRYASGQEGDWPPVALSPRRTALTIYATAGFDEDLLARLGPHRTGRSCLYVRRLAGVDPDVLRALVAGAFRKLHGKTLTAD from the coding sequence GTGGCCGTGGCCCGCGGGACGCCCCCCGGGACCGTGCCGACCGGCGCGAGCGTGGGCGACTTCCTGGCCGCCGTACCGGATCCGCGGCGCCGCGCCGACGCGCAGACCGTGTGTGCGCTCATGGCCGAGGCGACCGGGCTCGCGCCGGTGATGTGGGGTGACTCGATCATCGGCTTCGGCGCTTACCACTACCGGTACGCCTCGGGCCAGGAGGGCGACTGGCCGCCGGTCGCCCTGTCGCCGCGCAGGACCGCGCTGACGATCTACGCGACGGCGGGCTTCGACGAGGACCTGCTGGCCCGCCTCGGCCCGCACCGCACCGGCCGGTCCTGCCTGTACGTGCGCCGCCTGGCCGGCGTGGACCCCGACGTCCTGCGCGCGCTGGTGGCCGGCGCCTTCCGCAAACTCCACGGAAAGACCCTCACCGCGGATTGA
- a CDS encoding nuclear transport factor 2 family protein — MTPRDLYEHMRRRWLSNDATFDPDMLTEDVVIEAPFALPGRPSRTAGRDEVLAYVRAGHASVPFRFDDCRTLAVHETTDPQTIVVEYELHATMTATGEKGSAPFIAVLTTRDGRIARWREYQNPIAVGQATGALPG, encoded by the coding sequence ATGACCCCGCGCGACCTGTACGAGCACATGCGCCGCCGCTGGCTGTCCAACGACGCGACGTTCGACCCGGACATGCTCACCGAGGACGTCGTCATCGAGGCGCCGTTCGCGCTGCCGGGCCGCCCGTCCCGCACGGCCGGGCGCGACGAGGTCCTCGCGTACGTGCGAGCGGGCCACGCCTCGGTGCCGTTCCGCTTCGACGACTGCCGCACGCTCGCCGTCCACGAGACCACCGACCCGCAGACGATCGTGGTGGAGTACGAGCTGCACGCGACGATGACGGCGACGGGCGAGAAGGGCAGCGCGCCGTTCATCGCCGTCCTCACGACCCGCGACGGGCGGATCGCGCGCTGGCGCGAGTACCAGAACCCGATCGCCGTCGGACAGGCCACAGGGGCGCTGCCCGGTTAG
- a CDS encoding TetR/AcrR family transcriptional regulator produces MRADAQRNRARILDAAEEVFAAEGAAASTEEVARRAGVAVGTVFRHFPTKDDLLTAIMKRMLAALVEQAGTLGGPDGLFTFFAGILARAAGQRTVITLTGVDLGAAMQGLRAPVGRLLAEAQAAGTVRAGVALPEVLALLTGLCHGALHGGWDPELQARTLAVVFAGLRGSTP; encoded by the coding sequence ATGCGGGCGGACGCGCAGCGCAACCGCGCGCGCATCCTGGACGCCGCGGAGGAGGTCTTCGCCGCCGAGGGCGCCGCCGCCTCCACCGAGGAGGTCGCCCGCCGGGCCGGCGTCGCCGTCGGGACGGTGTTCCGGCACTTCCCGACCAAGGACGACCTGCTCACCGCCATCATGAAGCGGATGCTCGCCGCGCTGGTCGAGCAGGCCGGCACGCTCGGCGGCCCGGACGGGCTCTTCACCTTCTTCGCCGGGATCCTCGCGCGTGCGGCGGGGCAGCGGACCGTCATCACGCTCACCGGCGTCGACCTCGGCGCGGCCATGCAGGGTCTGCGGGCCCCGGTCGGGCGACTGCTCGCCGAGGCCCAGGCGGCCGGGACCGTGCGCGCCGGCGTCGCGCTGCCCGAGGTGCTCGCCCTGCTCACCGGACTGTGCCACGGGGCGCTGCACGGCGGCTGGGACCCGGAGCTGCAGGCGCGTACGTTGGCGGTCGTGTTCGCCGGCCTGAGAGGATCCACGCCGTGA
- a CDS encoding YlbL family protein: protein MVLLTGVLATALLAGGVAAYPVPYVVLEPGPTVDTLGQDVIAVTGADTSASAGQLRLTTIQVRTGITLPEALGAWADDDRALVPRTAVYPPGLSDQQVEQKNAESFSTSQRNAEAVARREVGRPFRVTFGAEDIGGPSAGLMFTLGLIDKLTPADLTGGRIIAGTGTVDEAGNVGRIAGIPQKLLGAKAAGAQIFLVPADNCAEAVRNAVPGLPMAKVATVDDGLAALRTFTGGGTPPPCPGSP from the coding sequence ATCGTGCTCCTGACCGGCGTCCTGGCCACGGCGCTGCTGGCCGGCGGCGTCGCGGCGTACCCGGTCCCGTACGTCGTGCTGGAACCCGGGCCGACGGTCGACACCCTGGGCCAGGACGTGATCGCGGTGACCGGCGCGGACACCTCGGCGTCGGCCGGGCAGCTGCGGCTCACCACCATCCAGGTACGCACCGGGATCACGCTCCCCGAGGCGCTCGGCGCGTGGGCCGACGACGACCGCGCGCTCGTGCCGCGCACCGCGGTCTACCCGCCCGGCCTCAGCGACCAGCAGGTCGAGCAGAAGAACGCGGAGTCCTTCAGCACCTCGCAGCGCAACGCCGAAGCGGTCGCCCGGCGCGAGGTCGGCCGCCCCTTCCGGGTGACGTTCGGCGCCGAGGACATCGGCGGGCCCAGCGCCGGCCTGATGTTCACCCTCGGGCTCATCGACAAACTGACCCCGGCCGACCTGACCGGCGGACGGATCATCGCGGGCACGGGCACCGTCGACGAGGCCGGCAACGTCGGCCGGATCGCGGGCATCCCGCAGAAGCTGCTCGGCGCCAAGGCGGCCGGCGCGCAGATCTTCCTGGTGCCCGCGGACAACTGCGCGGAAGCGGTCCGCAACGCGGTGCCCGGCCTGCCGATGGCGAAGGTCGCCACGGTGGACGACGGGCTCGCCGCGCTCAGGACCTTCACCGGCGGCGGCACCCCGCCGCCGTGCCCGGGTTCCCCGTAG
- a CDS encoding glycerol-3-phosphate dehydrogenase/oxidase, translated as MTDTDLSPAGRDAALAALADHEVDVLVVGGGVVGTGCALDAVTRGLSVGLLEARDFASGTSSRSSKLIHGGLRYLEMLDFALVREALRERGLILQRLAPHLARPVPFLYPLQHRFWERLYAGTGVQLYDLMATTHGGLPRHRNLTRRGALRACPALKKDALVGALQYYDAQIDDARHTMFLARTAAAYGAHVASRAEVVGFLREGERVTGVRVHDLEHDRTFEVRAQLVVNATGVWTDDTQALVGERGQFHVRASKGIHLVVPRDRIQSSTGLILRTPSSVLFVIPWGRHWIIGTTDTDWRLDKSHPAASSTDIDYLLGQVNTVLATPLDRADVQGVYAGLRPLLSGESESTSKLSREHTVASPVPGLVVVAGGKYTTYRVMAKDAIDAAVHGLGRSVPRSCTDRVPLLGAEGYQALWNRRRVLAEESGLHVARVEHLLGRYGSLVHEVLGLIREDPELGRPLEGADDHLRAEITYAAAREGARHLEDALTRRTRISIETFDRGVGAAPMVADLMGDVLGWTKEQREREVEHYRLRVEAERASQEQPDDETADAARLGAPDVVPLQLQ; from the coding sequence TTGACTGACACCGATCTCTCCCCCGCCGGCCGCGACGCGGCGCTCGCCGCGCTGGCCGATCACGAGGTCGACGTGCTGGTCGTGGGCGGCGGCGTGGTGGGCACCGGGTGTGCCCTCGACGCCGTCACCCGCGGCCTGTCCGTCGGCCTGCTCGAGGCGCGCGACTTCGCCTCGGGCACGTCCAGCCGGTCCAGCAAGCTGATCCACGGCGGCCTGCGCTACCTGGAGATGCTGGACTTCGCCCTGGTCCGCGAGGCGCTCAGGGAACGCGGCCTGATCCTGCAACGCCTCGCGCCGCACCTGGCCCGCCCGGTGCCGTTCCTCTACCCGCTGCAACACCGCTTCTGGGAACGGCTGTACGCGGGCACCGGCGTGCAGCTCTACGACCTCATGGCGACCACCCACGGCGGCCTGCCCCGGCACCGCAACCTGACCCGCCGGGGCGCGCTGCGGGCCTGCCCGGCGCTGAAGAAGGACGCGCTGGTCGGGGCGCTGCAGTACTACGACGCCCAGATCGACGACGCCCGGCACACGATGTTCCTGGCCCGGACCGCGGCCGCGTACGGCGCGCACGTCGCCTCCCGCGCGGAGGTGGTCGGCTTCCTGCGCGAGGGCGAACGGGTCACCGGCGTGCGCGTGCACGACCTGGAGCACGACCGGACGTTCGAGGTGCGCGCGCAGCTCGTCGTCAACGCGACCGGGGTGTGGACCGACGACACCCAGGCGCTGGTCGGCGAGCGCGGGCAGTTCCACGTCCGCGCGAGCAAGGGCATCCACCTGGTGGTGCCGCGCGACCGGATCCAGTCGTCGACCGGCCTGATCCTGCGTACGCCGAGCAGCGTGCTGTTCGTCATCCCGTGGGGCCGGCACTGGATCATCGGCACCACGGACACCGACTGGCGGCTGGACAAGTCGCACCCGGCGGCGTCCAGCACGGACATCGACTACCTGCTGGGTCAGGTCAACACGGTCCTCGCGACACCCCTGGACCGCGCCGACGTCCAGGGCGTGTACGCCGGCCTGCGCCCCCTGCTCTCCGGCGAGTCGGAGTCCACCTCGAAGCTGTCCCGCGAGCACACGGTCGCCAGCCCGGTGCCGGGGCTCGTCGTGGTGGCGGGCGGCAAGTACACGACGTACCGGGTGATGGCCAAGGACGCGATCGACGCGGCGGTGCACGGGCTCGGCCGCTCGGTGCCCCGCTCGTGCACGGACCGCGTACCGCTGCTCGGCGCGGAGGGCTACCAGGCACTGTGGAACCGGCGCCGGGTGCTCGCCGAGGAGTCGGGCCTGCACGTCGCCCGCGTCGAGCACCTGCTCGGCCGGTACGGTTCGCTGGTCCACGAGGTGCTCGGCCTGATCCGCGAGGACCCGGAGCTCGGCCGTCCCCTCGAGGGCGCGGACGACCACCTGCGCGCCGAGATCACGTACGCGGCGGCACGCGAGGGCGCCCGCCACCTCGAGGACGCGCTCACCCGCCGTACCCGCATCTCCATCGAGACCTTCGACCGCGGCGTCGGCGCCGCCCCGATGGTCGCCGATCTGATGGGCGACGTGCTCGGCTGGACCAAGGAGCAACGCGAACGCGAGGTGGAGCACTACCGGCTGCGCGTGGAGGCGGAACGCGCCTCCCAGGAACAGCCGGACGACGAGACGGCGGACGCGGCACGCCTGGGCGCCCCGGACGTCGTACCCCTGCAACTGCAGTGA
- the glpK gene encoding glycerol kinase GlpK: MADFVGAVDQGTTSTRFMIFDHGGNEVARHQLEHEQILPQAGWVEHNPVEIWERTVSVVRTAMQKANLGASDLAALGVTNQRETAVVWDRRSGRPYYNAIVWQDTRTDRIASALDRDGRGDVIRRKAGLPPATYFSGGKIQWILDNVDGVREAAERGDAIFGNTDSWLLWNMTGGVDGGNHVTDVTNASRTMLMNLETLDWDDELLGFFGIPRQMLPEIRPSSDPNTYGMARWPGTLGGEVPLTGDLGDQQAATVGQVCFNVGEAKNTYGTGNFMLLNTGTELVRSENGLLTTVCYKFGDAAPVYALEGSIAVTGSAVQWLRDQLHVITAASDSETLAASVPDTGGVYFVPAFSGLFAPYWRSDARGAIVGLSRFNTDAHLARATLESICYQTRDVVEAMAQDSGVTLDVLKVDGGITVNNLCMQIQADVLGVAVSRPVVAETTALGAAYAAGLAVGFWKNTDELRDNWNESQRWQPAWTDEQREHGYGRWKKAVERTLDWVDVD, translated from the coding sequence GTGGCTGACTTCGTCGGCGCAGTGGACCAGGGCACCACCAGCACCCGTTTCATGATCTTCGATCACGGCGGCAACGAGGTGGCGCGCCACCAGCTGGAGCACGAGCAGATCCTGCCGCAGGCCGGCTGGGTGGAGCACAACCCGGTCGAGATCTGGGAGCGGACCGTCTCGGTCGTGCGCACGGCGATGCAGAAGGCGAACCTGGGCGCGAGCGACCTGGCGGCGCTGGGCGTCACGAACCAGCGCGAGACCGCGGTGGTGTGGGACCGGCGCAGCGGGCGGCCGTACTACAACGCGATCGTCTGGCAGGACACCCGTACCGACCGGATCGCCTCCGCGCTGGACCGCGACGGCCGCGGCGACGTGATCCGGCGCAAGGCGGGGCTGCCGCCCGCCACGTACTTCTCCGGCGGCAAGATCCAGTGGATCCTGGACAACGTCGACGGGGTGCGCGAGGCAGCCGAGCGCGGCGACGCGATCTTCGGCAACACCGACAGCTGGCTGCTGTGGAACATGACCGGCGGCGTCGACGGCGGCAACCACGTCACCGACGTCACCAACGCCAGCCGCACGATGCTGATGAACCTCGAGACCCTCGACTGGGACGACGAGCTGCTCGGCTTCTTCGGCATTCCGCGGCAGATGCTGCCGGAGATCCGGCCGTCGTCCGACCCGAACACGTACGGCATGGCCCGCTGGCCGGGCACGCTGGGCGGGGAGGTGCCGCTCACCGGCGACCTCGGCGACCAGCAGGCCGCCACGGTCGGTCAGGTCTGCTTCAACGTCGGCGAGGCCAAGAACACGTACGGCACGGGCAACTTCATGCTGCTCAACACCGGTACGGAGCTCGTACGGTCGGAGAACGGCCTGCTCACCACGGTCTGTTACAAGTTCGGCGACGCGGCTCCGGTCTACGCCCTCGAGGGTTCGATCGCGGTGACCGGCTCGGCCGTGCAGTGGCTGCGCGACCAGCTGCACGTCATCACGGCCGCATCCGACAGCGAGACGCTGGCCGCCTCGGTCCCGGACACCGGCGGCGTGTACTTCGTCCCGGCCTTCTCGGGGCTGTTCGCGCCGTACTGGCGTTCCGATGCGCGCGGGGCGATCGTCGGCCTGTCCCGCTTCAACACCGACGCGCACCTGGCCCGGGCCACCCTCGAGTCGATCTGCTACCAGACCCGCGACGTGGTCGAGGCGATGGCGCAGGACTCCGGCGTGACGCTCGACGTGCTCAAGGTGGACGGCGGCATCACCGTCAACAACCTGTGCATGCAGATCCAGGCGGACGTGCTCGGCGTCGCGGTGAGCCGCCCGGTGGTGGCGGAGACGACCGCGCTGGGCGCCGCGTACGCGGCCGGCCTGGCCGTCGGTTTCTGGAAGAACACCGACGAGCTGCGGGACAACTGGAACGAATCCCAGCGCTGGCAACCGGCGTGGACGGACGAGCAACGGGAACACGGGTACGGACGGTGGAAGAAGGCCGTGGAGCGCACTCTCGATTGGGTTGACGTTGACTGA
- a CDS encoding MIP/aquaporin family protein, with product MAAQRKVPPLVAELAAEFAGTMVLILFGVGVVAQVVGGGIGDHDSIAWAWGLGVTLGVYVAGRISGAHLNPAVTVALAAFKGFEWRKVIPYSIAQTLGAFVAALLVRWNYTEVLHKADPNLTVKTQGVFSTLPGNGSLPVGEWGAFRDQIIGTAILLFLILAITDAAGTPPAANMAPFIIGLIVVAIGMAWGTNAGYAINPARDLGPRLASFFTGYGGAWRDQTGYLYFWIPIVAPILGGLLGAGLYQVLVGRFLPIQEPQEPGRIPQQDTPETVEARRG from the coding sequence ATGGCAGCACAACGGAAAGTCCCGCCGCTGGTGGCCGAGCTGGCCGCCGAGTTCGCCGGGACGATGGTTCTCATCCTCTTCGGCGTGGGTGTCGTCGCGCAGGTGGTAGGCGGCGGCATCGGCGACCACGACTCCATCGCCTGGGCGTGGGGGCTGGGTGTCACACTCGGCGTCTACGTCGCCGGCCGCATCAGCGGCGCGCACCTCAACCCCGCGGTCACCGTCGCGCTCGCCGCCTTCAAGGGCTTCGAGTGGCGCAAGGTGATCCCGTACTCGATCGCGCAGACCCTCGGCGCGTTCGTCGCGGCCCTGCTGGTGCGGTGGAACTACACCGAGGTCCTGCACAAGGCCGACCCGAACCTGACGGTCAAGACGCAGGGCGTGTTCTCCACGCTGCCCGGCAACGGGTCCTTGCCGGTCGGCGAGTGGGGCGCGTTCCGCGACCAGATCATCGGCACGGCCATCCTGCTGTTCCTCATCCTGGCGATCACGGACGCGGCCGGCACCCCGCCGGCGGCGAACATGGCGCCGTTCATCATCGGCCTGATCGTGGTCGCGATCGGCATGGCGTGGGGCACCAACGCCGGATACGCCATCAACCCGGCCCGCGACCTCGGTCCCCGCCTGGCCAGCTTCTTCACCGGGTACGGCGGGGCGTGGCGCGACCAGACCGGGTACCTGTATTTCTGGATACCGATCGTGGCACCGATCCTCGGTGGTCTCCTCGGCGCCGGGCTCTACCAGGTGCTGGTGGGACGCTTCCTGCCCATCCAGGAGCCGCAGGAGCCGGGCCGCATCCCCCAGCAGGACACCCCCGAAACCGTGGAGGCACGTCGTGGCTGA
- a CDS encoding IclR family transcriptional regulator: MPGTVQSIERAAAILRMLAGGPGRLGLGEIARSLDLAKGTVHGILRTLQHVGFVEQDRVSGHYQLGAALLHLGTSYLDINELRSRSINWADPLAARSGEAVRIGTVLEGRVLVVHHVFRPDDTFQTLDIGALLPLHATALGKVLLAYRTARPAAPLERFTRRTVVGARELAADLDRVREAGWGAEIEEYTVGEAAVAAPIRGYGGLVVGAIGVSGLVERICDNRYRPHPRLVGYVRDAARAVSRDLGAARH; the protein is encoded by the coding sequence ATGCCCGGCACGGTGCAGTCGATCGAGCGGGCCGCGGCGATCCTGCGCATGCTGGCGGGCGGTCCCGGCCGGCTCGGCCTCGGCGAGATCGCCCGGTCGCTGGACCTGGCCAAGGGCACCGTGCACGGCATCCTGCGCACGCTGCAGCACGTCGGCTTCGTGGAGCAGGACCGGGTGTCGGGCCACTACCAGCTCGGCGCCGCCCTGCTGCACCTGGGCACCAGCTACCTCGACATCAACGAACTGCGGTCCCGCTCGATCAACTGGGCGGACCCGCTGGCCGCCCGCTCCGGCGAAGCGGTCCGCATCGGCACGGTGCTGGAGGGCCGGGTCCTGGTCGTGCACCACGTGTTCCGCCCCGACGACACCTTCCAGACCCTCGACATCGGCGCGCTGCTGCCGCTGCACGCGACCGCCCTCGGCAAGGTGCTGCTCGCGTACCGGACGGCCCGGCCCGCCGCGCCGCTCGAGCGCTTCACCCGCCGCACCGTCGTCGGCGCCCGCGAGCTCGCCGCGGACCTCGACCGGGTGCGCGAGGCCGGGTGGGGTGCCGAGATCGAGGAGTACACCGTCGGCGAGGCGGCCGTGGCCGCGCCGATCCGCGGGTACGGCGGCCTCGTCGTCGGCGCCATCGGCGTCTCCGGCCTGGTCGAACGCATCTGCGACAACCGGTACCGGCCGCACCCGCGGCTGGTCGGCTACGTCCGCGACGCCGCCCGGGCGGTCTCCCGCGACCTGGGGGCGGCCCGGCACTAG